The Vicia villosa cultivar HV-30 ecotype Madison, WI linkage group LG1, Vvil1.0, whole genome shotgun sequence genome includes a region encoding these proteins:
- the LOC131629977 gene encoding uncharacterized protein LOC131629977 isoform X3: MLAVTLTPFLPAKPSPSRQLRLYKRRRLKIEASLPLPSPSPFENLFTTLISQCPSVNSLEFIVPALGLSSGAALFFSRFKSNRISDSDDGEEYGEWILFASPTPFNRFVMLRCPSISFKESRGEVNDRLVKEEKHYVTVNSGKVNAKKREKGFDLDEDELSYQRVCLSTPDGGVVSLDWPVELDLEEESGLDSTLLLVPGTPEGSMEGNVRSFVVEALKRGFFPVVMNPRGCASSPLTTPRLFTAADSDDICTAITYINKARPWTTLMGVGWGYGANMLSKYLAEVGEKTPLTAATCIDNPFDLDEVTRTLPYHHVTDQKLTRGLVDILQTNKALFQGKTKGFDVEKALLAKSIRDFEEAISMVSYGFADLEDFYSKSSSRNMIKDVKIPVLFIQSDNGMVPVFSVPRNLIAENPFTSLLLCSCLPSNATDTETSVLSWCQLVTVEWLTAVELGLLKGRHPLLTDIDVTINPSKGLAVVEEVRTDKSSKVGKLSGSDPYNGNSSDPTKGLLEESKNDAGLNFRLQQDLQQNIEHRDVSLQVKSGPSQQNSSSDTDLIGEENAASVDSEQGSVLQTAQVVTNMLDVTMPGTLTEEQKKKVLAAVGRGETLMNALEGAVPEDVRGKLKEAVAGILQARGSDLKFDKVLSIAQSPDSSPGHKNEEKLTEASSAEVRKDQSSSNQRKNTSSSIDGSDKVASDMGEPAEGIEAESQSHSTSSAQSQESNNEVGSSSSSKENGEFRENNDTKEDLKGKVVPDMDHSEKGLETGSESNTLNHPEVAGVSEAEAVTEQKNQNSGIAQTETEENNIPKVDQKNQDFSNDQSKTASTDAKEEPSPPISSEHQAVEREDNGVENKDIQDIQQTSPQTDSSSSAPGAPGLNVSQAFETLTGMDDSTQMAVNSVFGVIENMLSQLEKNSDNEAEVKDGKAIEHKLDEQQKSNSQSNDSNISGNPSLDNHHDGMSLSIDSCHTEEQLKTLSMTNGSSVCDSQNCYSNDHPVKKPSNTNSQLIDKRPLFDEWDGHGHVNRMPDFIAGGSYGYGNSPYKNYLRKYLVSEIRAKSLDLETTTALFLDYFPESQKLFEQPQKVEIASADAEMYKEVGSKMKSHSSTKSFDEKECIEPPYVILDAEKQQEPVREFIATDTENLMIHTGDDRSKESIQFVKNKVLDSLKIEVGRKLNDAEMIEMKPKLTRDMEHVANTVSLAVGTSKGQLVYSESQGHDVEGAVGKVGTLDGEHIIRAISSSVQQTSCLRKVVPVGVIVGSILASLRKYFDVALHQENGQGRSHALGDEEKPGRKNYVIDDATEAGQVPGEKTSLDHPIKREFVETELEDSNKNTYMVGAVTAAIGASTLFMQQEDSQGGNENHQKKPEELKEKVSDNQSSIISSLAEKAMSVASPVVPTKEDGGVDQDRLVTMLADLGQRGGLLRLVGKFALLWGGIRGAMSLTDKLISVFHFSERPLFQRIFGFAGMILVLWSPVAIPFLPTIVQGWTTNNPSIIAECACIIGLYIAIMILVMLWGKRIRGYENAFEEYGLDLTSQKSPTPSFDEFEGGVFSPTLLRYMTLVVFIKFRQPSPSNLVL; the protein is encoded by the exons ATGTTAGCGGTTACCCTAACTCCCTTTCTTCCCGCCAAACCCTCCCCCTCCCGCCAACTCCGTCTCTACAAACGCCGCAGACTCAAAATCGAAGCCTCTCTCCCACTTCCGTCACCGTCGCCGTTTGAGAATCTCTTCACCACGTTGATCTCTCAATGTCCCTCCGTTAACTCGCTCGAATTCATCGTTCCCGCTCTCGGTTTATCCTCCGGCGCCGCGCTTTTCTTCTCCCGATTCAAATCGAATCGAATTTCCGATTCTGATGACGGGGAAGAATACGGAGAGTGGATCCTCTTTGCATCCCCTACGCCGTTTAACCGTTTTGTAATGCTTCGGTGTCCTTCGATTTCGTTTAAGGAAAGCCGCGGCGAGGTTAATGATAGGTTAGTGAAGGAGGAGAAGCATTACGTGACGGTTAACAGTGGGAAAGTTAATGCGAAGAAGAGGGAGAAGGGTTTTGATTTGGATGAAGATGAATTGAGTTATCAGAGAGTGTGTTTGAGTACGCCTGATGGAGGTGTGGTTTCGTTGGATTGGCCTGTTGAATTGGATTTGGAAGAGGAAAGTGGTTTGgattcgacattgttgcttgttCCGGGTACTCCTGAAGGAAGCATGGAGGGTAATGTAAGGTCTTTTGTGGTTGAAGCTCTTAAGAGAGGGTTTTTCCCTGTTGTTATGAACCCTAGAGGATGTGCTTCTTCACCACTCACCACTCCAAG GTTATTTACTGCTGCTGACAGCGATGATATCTGCACAGCTATAACTTATATCAACAAAGCAAGGCCGTGGACTACCTTAATGGGTGTTGGCTGGGGATACGGTGCAAACATGCTGTCAAAATACCTGGCCGAGGTTGGGGAAAAAACACCACTGACAGCTGCTACATGTATAGACAATCCTTTTGATTTAGACGAAGTAACAAGAACCCTTCCTTATCACCATGTTACTGATCAGAAACTCACTCGCGGGCTTGTAGATATTCTACAAACCAATAAG GCACTATTCCAAGGCAAAACAAAAGGCTTTGATGTGGAAAAAGCTCTACTGGCAAAATCCATACGTGATTTTGAAGAAGCAATATCCATGGTATCATATGGCTTTGCAGACTTAGAAGATTTTTATAGCAAATCTAGCTCAAGAAATATGATCAAGGATGTTAAAATTCCTGTCCTATTTATACAG aGTGATAATGGGATGGTTCCAGTATTCTCTGTTCCGCGGAATCTGATTGCAGAAAATCCATTCACCAGCCTACTCCTATGTTCTTGTTTACCATCAAATGCTACGGATACTGAAACATCTGTTTTATCATGGTGTCAGCTTGTAACAGTCGAG TGGCTCACAGCAGTGGAGCTGGGACTCTTAAAGGGACGTCATCCTCTTCTGACAGATATTGATGTTACAATAAATCCCTCTAAAGGATTAGCTGTTGTGGAGGAAGTAAGGACAGATAAGAGTTCAAAAGTCGGAAAATTGTCGGGGTCAGATCCATATAATGGGAATTCTAGTGACCCTACTAAAGGCTTACTTGAAGAAAGTAAGAATGATGCTGGCCTCAACTTTAGGCTCCAACAAGATCTACAACAGAACATTGAACATAGAGATGTGAGCTTACAGGTAAAAAGTGGCCCATCACAGCAGAATAGCTCCAGTGATACAGATTTGATTGGAGAGGAGAATGCTGCATCAGTGGATAGTGAACAAGGCAGTGTTCTGCAGACAGCCCAAGTAGTAACCAATATGCTTGATGTTACCATGCCTGGTACTCTTACAGAAGAACAGAAGAAAAAG GTATTAGCTGCTGTGGGTCGGGGTGAGACTCTCATGAATGCTTTGGAAGGCGCTGTTCCGGAAGATGTTCGTGGAAAGTTAAAAGAGGCCGTTGCTGGAATTTTGCAGGCACGAGGCTCTGACTTGAAGTTTGATAAAGTTCTCAGCATTGCTCAGTCTCCTGATTCATCACCGGGGCACAAGAACGAAGAAAAGTTAACAGAAGCATCAAGTGCAGAAGTTAGGAAAGATCAGTCCTCTTCAAATCAGAGGAAAAATACTAGTAGTTCTATAGATGGCTCTGATAAAGTTGCAAGTGACATGGGTGAGCCTGCAGAAGGAATAGAGGCAGAATCTCAATCTCATTCTACAAGTTCAGCTCAATCTCAAGAGTCAAACAATGAAGTTGGTTCTTCCAGTTCTTCGAAGGAAAATGGCGAGTTTAGAGAAAATAATGATACAAAGGAGGATTTAAAAGGAAAGGTTGTTCCTGATATGGATCATAGCGAGAAGGGTTTAGAAACAGGTTCTGAATCGAATACTCTCAACCATCCTGAGGTGGCAGGCGTCTCTGAAGCAGAAGCTGTTACTGAACAGAAAAACCAAAACAGTGGAATAGCTCAAACAGAAACAGAGGAAAATAATATCCCGAAGGTTGACCAGAAAAATCAAGATTTCTCTAATGATCAAAGTAAAACAGCATCGACTGATGCAAAAGAAGAACCTTCTCCTCCGATATCCTCTGAGCACCAGGCAGTGGAAAGAGAAGATAATGGTGTTGAAAATAAAGATATTCAGGATATACAGCAAACTTCACCCCAAACTGACTCTTCCAGTTCAGCTCCCGGGGCCCCTGGCTTAAACGTTTCTCAAGCATTTGAAACCTTAACAGGGATGGATGATTCGACCCAAATGGCTGTTAACAGTGTTTTTGGTGTGATAGAAAATATGCTATCTCAGCTTGAGAAGAACTCAGATAATGAAGCTGAAGTCAAGGATGGAAAAGCTATTGAACACAAGCTAGATGAACAACAAAAAAGTAATAGCCAGAGCAATGATTCCAACATATCCGGAAATCCTTCTCTAGATAATCACCATGATGGCATGTCCTTGAGCATTGATTCTTGTCATACGGAAGAACAACTAAAAACCCTCAGCATGACTAACGGAAGCAGCGTGTGTGATTCTCAAAATTGTTACTCTAATGATCACCCAGTTAAGAAGCCTAGTAATACAAATAGTCAACTGATTGATAAAAGACCTCTCTTTGATGAATGGGATGGACACGGACATGTAAATAGGATGCCAGACTTCATAGCTGGAGGTTCATATGGATATGGGAACTCTCCGTACAAAAATTACCTCCGCAAATATCTTGTTTCAGAGATTCGTGCCAAATCACTTGATTTAGAGACAACTACTGCATTATTTCTTGATTATTTCCCAGAAAGTCAGAAACTCTTTGAACAACCACAAAAAGTGGAAATTGCTTCTgctgatgctgaaatgtataaGGAGGTTGGGAGCAAGATGAAATCCCACTCATCTACAAAATCTTTTGATGAAAAAGAGTGTATTGAACCACCATATGTGATATTAGATGCAGAAAAGCAACAAGAACCGGTTAGAGAGTTCATCGCTACAGACACTGAGAACTTAATGATTCATACTGGCGATGACAGGTCAAAAGAGTCTATCCAATTTGTGAAAAACAAAGTACTAGATTCTTTGAAGATAGAAGTTGGTCGCAAGCTGAATGATGCAGAAATGATAGAAATGAAGCCAAAGCTTACAAGAGATATGGAACATGTGGCAAATACGGTTTCACTAGCTGTTGGAACTAGCAAGGGGCAACTAGTCTATTCCGAAAGTCAAGGCCATGATGTTGAGGGTGCTGTAGGAAAGGTTGGCACTCTTGACGGGGAACATATCATTAGGGCAATTTCATCCTCTGTTCAGCAAACAAGCTGCCTAAGAAAAGTTGTGCCTGTTGGTGTTATTGTTGGATCCATCTTGGCTTCCCTGAGGAAATATTTTGATGTAGCTCTACATCAAGAAAATGGCCAGGGAAGATCTCATGCCCTTGGTGATGAGGAGAAACCTGGTCGAAAGAATTATGTCATTGATGATGCAACAGAGGCAGGTCAAGTACCAGGTGAGAAAACCAGTTTGGACCATCCCATCAAGAGAGAGTTTGTGGAAACTGAATTAGAAGATTCAAACAAAAATACTTACATGGTTGGTGCTGTTACAGCTGCTATTGGGGCTTCTACTTTATTCATGCAACAGGAG GATTCACAGGGAGGAAATGAAAATCACCAAAAGAAGCCAGAAGAGCTCAAAGAGAAAGTCTCTGATAATCAAAGTAGCATAATCTCAAGCCTTGCTGAGAAAGCCATGTCGGTTGCTAGTCCAGTTGTACCTACCAAGGAAGATGGTGGAGTGGATCAAGATAG ACTGGTTACAATGCTAGCTGATTTAGGACAGAGAGGTGGCTTGTTGAGGCTAGTTGGGAAATTTGCTTTGCTATGGGGTGGTATCCGCGGTGCAATGAGTTTGACAGACAAGCTTATCTCAGTCTTTCATTTTTCTGAGCGTCCGTTGTTTCAGAG GATCTTTGGGTTTGCTGGCATGATACTTGTTTTATGGTCTCCTGTTGCTATTCCGTTCCTCCCTACAATTGTTCAGGGTTGGACGACAAACAATCCTTCCATAATAGCCGAATGTGCCTGCATTATTGGCTTGTACATTGCTATAATGATACTTGTAATGCTATGGGGGAAAAGAATTCGTGGATATGAAAATGCATTTGAGGAGTATGGGTTAGACTTGACTTCACAAAAG TCTCCAACACCTTCATTTGATGAGTTTGAAGGGGGTGtttttagtcccacattgcttagatacATGACACTCGTAGTGTTTATAAAGTTTAGGCAACCCTCACCTTCCAACctagttttgtag
- the LOC131629977 gene encoding uncharacterized protein LOC131629977 isoform X2: protein MLAVTLTPFLPAKPSPSRQLRLYKRRRLKIEASLPLPSPSPFENLFTTLISQCPSVNSLEFIVPALGLSSGAALFFSRFKSNRISDSDDGEEYGEWILFASPTPFNRFVMLRCPSISFKESRGEVNDRLVKEEKHYVTVNSGKVNAKKREKGFDLDEDELSYQRVCLSTPDGGVVSLDWPVELDLEEESGLDSTLLLVPGTPEGSMEGNVRSFVVEALKRGFFPVVMNPRGCASSPLTTPRLFTAADSDDICTAITYINKARPWTTLMGVGWGYGANMLSKYLAEVGEKTPLTAATCIDNPFDLDEVTRTLPYHHVTDQKLTRGLVDILQTNKALFQGKTKGFDVEKALLAKSIRDFEEAISMVSYGFADLEDFYSKSSSRNMIKDVKIPVLFIQSDNGMVPVFSVPRNLIAENPFTSLLLCSCLPSNATDTETSVLSWCQLVTVEWLTAVELGLLKGRHPLLTDIDVTINPSKGLAVVEEVRTDKSSKVGKLSGSDPYNGNSSDPTKGLLEESKNDAGLNFRLQQDLQQNIEHRDVSLQVKSGPSQQNSSSDTDLIGEENAASVDSEQGSVLQTAQVVTNMLDVTMPGTLTEEQKKKVLAAVGRGETLMNALEGAVPEDVRGKLKEAVAGILQARGSDLKFDKVLSIAQSPDSSPGHKNEEKLTEASSAEVRKDQSSSNQRKNTSSSIDGSDKVASDMGEPAEGIEAESQSHSTSSAQSQESNNEVGSSSSSKENGEFRENNDTKEDLKGKVVPDMDHSEKGLETGSESNTLNHPEVAGVSEAEAVTEQKNQNSGIAQTETEENNIPKVDQKNQDFSNDQSKTASTDAKEEPSPPISSEHQAVEREDNGVENKDIQDIQQTSPQTDSSSSAPGAPGLNVSQAFETLTGMDDSTQMAVNSVFGVIENMLSQLEKNSDNEAEVKDGKAIEHKLDEQQKSNSQSNDSNISGNPSLDNHHDGMSLSIDSCHTEEQLKTLSMTNGSSVCDSQNCYSNDHPVKKPSNTNSQLIDKRPLFDEWDGHGHVNRMPDFIAGGSYGYGNSPYKNYLRKYLVSEIRAKSLDLETTTALFLDYFPESQKLFEQPQKVEIASADAEMYKEVGSKMKSHSSTKSFDEKECIEPPYVILDAEKQQEPVREFIATDTENLMIHTGDDRSKESIQFVKNKVLDSLKIEVGRKLNDAEMIEMKPKLTRDMEHVANTVSLAVGTSKGQLVYSESQGHDVEGAVGKVGTLDGEHIIRAISSSVQQTSCLRKVVPVGVIVGSILASLRKYFDVALHQENGQGRSHALGDEEKPGRKNYVIDDATEAGQVPGEKTSLDHPIKREFVETELEDSNKNTYMVGAVTAAIGASTLFMQQEGGNENHQKKPEELKEKVSDNQSSIISSLAEKAMSVASPVVPTKEDGGVDQDRLVTMLADLGQRGGLLRLVGKFALLWGGIRGAMSLTDKLISVFHFSERPLFQRIFGFAGMILVLWSPVAIPFLPTIVQGWTTNNPSIIAECACIIGLYIAIMILVMLWGKRIRGYENAFEEYGLDLTSQKLVEFLKGLVGGVMFIFSIHAVNAFLGCASFSWPHIPPSLDIMAWLKVCGQMGLLIFQGTAMASAISLVEELLFRSWLPQEIAVDLGYLRGIIISGLAFSFLQRSLSSIPGLLLLSLSLSGARQRNRGSLSIPIGLRAGMLASTFILQKGGYLTYNYKGNIPLWIIGSHPFQPFSGLVGLVFCLSLAIILYPRETSQKSEAQE, encoded by the exons ATGTTAGCGGTTACCCTAACTCCCTTTCTTCCCGCCAAACCCTCCCCCTCCCGCCAACTCCGTCTCTACAAACGCCGCAGACTCAAAATCGAAGCCTCTCTCCCACTTCCGTCACCGTCGCCGTTTGAGAATCTCTTCACCACGTTGATCTCTCAATGTCCCTCCGTTAACTCGCTCGAATTCATCGTTCCCGCTCTCGGTTTATCCTCCGGCGCCGCGCTTTTCTTCTCCCGATTCAAATCGAATCGAATTTCCGATTCTGATGACGGGGAAGAATACGGAGAGTGGATCCTCTTTGCATCCCCTACGCCGTTTAACCGTTTTGTAATGCTTCGGTGTCCTTCGATTTCGTTTAAGGAAAGCCGCGGCGAGGTTAATGATAGGTTAGTGAAGGAGGAGAAGCATTACGTGACGGTTAACAGTGGGAAAGTTAATGCGAAGAAGAGGGAGAAGGGTTTTGATTTGGATGAAGATGAATTGAGTTATCAGAGAGTGTGTTTGAGTACGCCTGATGGAGGTGTGGTTTCGTTGGATTGGCCTGTTGAATTGGATTTGGAAGAGGAAAGTGGTTTGgattcgacattgttgcttgttCCGGGTACTCCTGAAGGAAGCATGGAGGGTAATGTAAGGTCTTTTGTGGTTGAAGCTCTTAAGAGAGGGTTTTTCCCTGTTGTTATGAACCCTAGAGGATGTGCTTCTTCACCACTCACCACTCCAAG GTTATTTACTGCTGCTGACAGCGATGATATCTGCACAGCTATAACTTATATCAACAAAGCAAGGCCGTGGACTACCTTAATGGGTGTTGGCTGGGGATACGGTGCAAACATGCTGTCAAAATACCTGGCCGAGGTTGGGGAAAAAACACCACTGACAGCTGCTACATGTATAGACAATCCTTTTGATTTAGACGAAGTAACAAGAACCCTTCCTTATCACCATGTTACTGATCAGAAACTCACTCGCGGGCTTGTAGATATTCTACAAACCAATAAG GCACTATTCCAAGGCAAAACAAAAGGCTTTGATGTGGAAAAAGCTCTACTGGCAAAATCCATACGTGATTTTGAAGAAGCAATATCCATGGTATCATATGGCTTTGCAGACTTAGAAGATTTTTATAGCAAATCTAGCTCAAGAAATATGATCAAGGATGTTAAAATTCCTGTCCTATTTATACAG aGTGATAATGGGATGGTTCCAGTATTCTCTGTTCCGCGGAATCTGATTGCAGAAAATCCATTCACCAGCCTACTCCTATGTTCTTGTTTACCATCAAATGCTACGGATACTGAAACATCTGTTTTATCATGGTGTCAGCTTGTAACAGTCGAG TGGCTCACAGCAGTGGAGCTGGGACTCTTAAAGGGACGTCATCCTCTTCTGACAGATATTGATGTTACAATAAATCCCTCTAAAGGATTAGCTGTTGTGGAGGAAGTAAGGACAGATAAGAGTTCAAAAGTCGGAAAATTGTCGGGGTCAGATCCATATAATGGGAATTCTAGTGACCCTACTAAAGGCTTACTTGAAGAAAGTAAGAATGATGCTGGCCTCAACTTTAGGCTCCAACAAGATCTACAACAGAACATTGAACATAGAGATGTGAGCTTACAGGTAAAAAGTGGCCCATCACAGCAGAATAGCTCCAGTGATACAGATTTGATTGGAGAGGAGAATGCTGCATCAGTGGATAGTGAACAAGGCAGTGTTCTGCAGACAGCCCAAGTAGTAACCAATATGCTTGATGTTACCATGCCTGGTACTCTTACAGAAGAACAGAAGAAAAAG GTATTAGCTGCTGTGGGTCGGGGTGAGACTCTCATGAATGCTTTGGAAGGCGCTGTTCCGGAAGATGTTCGTGGAAAGTTAAAAGAGGCCGTTGCTGGAATTTTGCAGGCACGAGGCTCTGACTTGAAGTTTGATAAAGTTCTCAGCATTGCTCAGTCTCCTGATTCATCACCGGGGCACAAGAACGAAGAAAAGTTAACAGAAGCATCAAGTGCAGAAGTTAGGAAAGATCAGTCCTCTTCAAATCAGAGGAAAAATACTAGTAGTTCTATAGATGGCTCTGATAAAGTTGCAAGTGACATGGGTGAGCCTGCAGAAGGAATAGAGGCAGAATCTCAATCTCATTCTACAAGTTCAGCTCAATCTCAAGAGTCAAACAATGAAGTTGGTTCTTCCAGTTCTTCGAAGGAAAATGGCGAGTTTAGAGAAAATAATGATACAAAGGAGGATTTAAAAGGAAAGGTTGTTCCTGATATGGATCATAGCGAGAAGGGTTTAGAAACAGGTTCTGAATCGAATACTCTCAACCATCCTGAGGTGGCAGGCGTCTCTGAAGCAGAAGCTGTTACTGAACAGAAAAACCAAAACAGTGGAATAGCTCAAACAGAAACAGAGGAAAATAATATCCCGAAGGTTGACCAGAAAAATCAAGATTTCTCTAATGATCAAAGTAAAACAGCATCGACTGATGCAAAAGAAGAACCTTCTCCTCCGATATCCTCTGAGCACCAGGCAGTGGAAAGAGAAGATAATGGTGTTGAAAATAAAGATATTCAGGATATACAGCAAACTTCACCCCAAACTGACTCTTCCAGTTCAGCTCCCGGGGCCCCTGGCTTAAACGTTTCTCAAGCATTTGAAACCTTAACAGGGATGGATGATTCGACCCAAATGGCTGTTAACAGTGTTTTTGGTGTGATAGAAAATATGCTATCTCAGCTTGAGAAGAACTCAGATAATGAAGCTGAAGTCAAGGATGGAAAAGCTATTGAACACAAGCTAGATGAACAACAAAAAAGTAATAGCCAGAGCAATGATTCCAACATATCCGGAAATCCTTCTCTAGATAATCACCATGATGGCATGTCCTTGAGCATTGATTCTTGTCATACGGAAGAACAACTAAAAACCCTCAGCATGACTAACGGAAGCAGCGTGTGTGATTCTCAAAATTGTTACTCTAATGATCACCCAGTTAAGAAGCCTAGTAATACAAATAGTCAACTGATTGATAAAAGACCTCTCTTTGATGAATGGGATGGACACGGACATGTAAATAGGATGCCAGACTTCATAGCTGGAGGTTCATATGGATATGGGAACTCTCCGTACAAAAATTACCTCCGCAAATATCTTGTTTCAGAGATTCGTGCCAAATCACTTGATTTAGAGACAACTACTGCATTATTTCTTGATTATTTCCCAGAAAGTCAGAAACTCTTTGAACAACCACAAAAAGTGGAAATTGCTTCTgctgatgctgaaatgtataaGGAGGTTGGGAGCAAGATGAAATCCCACTCATCTACAAAATCTTTTGATGAAAAAGAGTGTATTGAACCACCATATGTGATATTAGATGCAGAAAAGCAACAAGAACCGGTTAGAGAGTTCATCGCTACAGACACTGAGAACTTAATGATTCATACTGGCGATGACAGGTCAAAAGAGTCTATCCAATTTGTGAAAAACAAAGTACTAGATTCTTTGAAGATAGAAGTTGGTCGCAAGCTGAATGATGCAGAAATGATAGAAATGAAGCCAAAGCTTACAAGAGATATGGAACATGTGGCAAATACGGTTTCACTAGCTGTTGGAACTAGCAAGGGGCAACTAGTCTATTCCGAAAGTCAAGGCCATGATGTTGAGGGTGCTGTAGGAAAGGTTGGCACTCTTGACGGGGAACATATCATTAGGGCAATTTCATCCTCTGTTCAGCAAACAAGCTGCCTAAGAAAAGTTGTGCCTGTTGGTGTTATTGTTGGATCCATCTTGGCTTCCCTGAGGAAATATTTTGATGTAGCTCTACATCAAGAAAATGGCCAGGGAAGATCTCATGCCCTTGGTGATGAGGAGAAACCTGGTCGAAAGAATTATGTCATTGATGATGCAACAGAGGCAGGTCAAGTACCAGGTGAGAAAACCAGTTTGGACCATCCCATCAAGAGAGAGTTTGTGGAAACTGAATTAGAAGATTCAAACAAAAATACTTACATGGTTGGTGCTGTTACAGCTGCTATTGGGGCTTCTACTTTATTCATGCAACAGGAG GGAGGAAATGAAAATCACCAAAAGAAGCCAGAAGAGCTCAAAGAGAAAGTCTCTGATAATCAAAGTAGCATAATCTCAAGCCTTGCTGAGAAAGCCATGTCGGTTGCTAGTCCAGTTGTACCTACCAAGGAAGATGGTGGAGTGGATCAAGATAG ACTGGTTACAATGCTAGCTGATTTAGGACAGAGAGGTGGCTTGTTGAGGCTAGTTGGGAAATTTGCTTTGCTATGGGGTGGTATCCGCGGTGCAATGAGTTTGACAGACAAGCTTATCTCAGTCTTTCATTTTTCTGAGCGTCCGTTGTTTCAGAG GATCTTTGGGTTTGCTGGCATGATACTTGTTTTATGGTCTCCTGTTGCTATTCCGTTCCTCCCTACAATTGTTCAGGGTTGGACGACAAACAATCCTTCCATAATAGCCGAATGTGCCTGCATTATTGGCTTGTACATTGCTATAATGATACTTGTAATGCTATGGGGGAAAAGAATTCGTGGATATGAAAATGCATTTGAGGAGTATGGGTTAGACTTGACTTCACAAAAG TTAgttgaatttttgaaaggcttggtcGGTGGAGTCATGTTCATTTTTTCAATCCATGCCGTGAATGCATTTCTTGGTTGTGCAAGTTTCTCTTGGCCTCATATTCCACCTTCTTTAGATATAATGGCTTGGCTAAAAGTGTGTGGACAAATGGGTCTGCTAATTTTTCAAGGAACTGCAATGGCAAGTGCTATTTCATTGGTAGAAGAATTGCTTTTCAGGTCATGGTTGCCCCAGGAAATTGCAGTTGATCTTGGATATCTCCGTGGAATCATAATTTCAGGGCTAGCATTTTCTTTCTTGCAGAG GTCGCTATCATCAATACCGGGACTTTTGCTTTTATCTTTGTCCTTGTCAGGTGCCCGACAGAGAAATAGAGGTAGCCTCTCTATCCCTATCGGGCTACGTGCGGGAATGTTGGCGTCCACTTTTATCTTGCAAAAGGGTGGttatttaacatataattataaagGAAACATTCCTCTTTGGATAATTGGGTCTCACCCATTTCAACCGTTTAGTGGTTTAGTTGGTTTGGTATTTTGTTTATCACTAGCAATCATTCTCTACCCCAGAGAGACTTCACAAAAAAGTGAAGCTCAGGAGTGA